Proteins encoded together in one Bos indicus isolate NIAB-ARS_2022 breed Sahiwal x Tharparkar chromosome 25, NIAB-ARS_B.indTharparkar_mat_pri_1.0, whole genome shotgun sequence window:
- the ITGAX gene encoding integrin alpha-X, which yields MPTSDLLVMTRTRVFLFLLMAPVSSLCFNLDTEQPTTFRVDSPGFGHSVVQYAQWLVVGAPREVKAANQTGGLYSCDYGTGKCEAIPLQVPPEAVNMSLGLSMAATTNPFQLLACGPTVHHACRENMHLTGTCFLLASPFRQVKRIPAALQECPRQDQDIAFLIDGSGSISSRDFNKMLNFVKAVMSQFQRPSSQFSLVQFSSTFTVHFAFKDFATSSDPLSLLNSVRQLRQWTFTASAILFVTDKLFSAAYGARKDASKILIVITDGEKTENLGYEDVIPRAEAAGIIRYAIGVGSAFRYKKSLKELIDIASTPSEEHVFQVENFDALRDIQKQLKEKIFAIEGTQTISSSSFELEMSQEGFSAVFMPDGPVLGAVGSFSWSGGAFLYPPNKNPTFINMSQEHVDMRDSYLGYSTELALWRGAQSLILGAPRHQHTGKVVLFTQVSRQWRPQAEVTGTQIGSYFGASLCSVDVNGDSSSDLVLIGAPHFYEQTQGGQVSVCPFPRGRAKWQCDAVLRGEPGHPWGRFGAALTALGDVNGDRLVDVAIGAPGEQENQGAVYLFHGTSELGISPSHSQRVTGAQLSPSLQYFGQSLSGGQDLTQDGLADVAVGAQGHALLLRTRPVLRMWANIHITPAEIARSVYECQQLVTFPHDLGKAIVCLQVSQSSKNQLVNLQSVVTFDLTLDPGRLSSRAIFQETGTRNLTRVRELGLKQHCEAVRLLLPDCVEDSVTPIILRLNFSLVGKPISSLRNLQPMLAVDAQRYFTTSLPFEKNCGADHVCQDDLSISFGVSDLKTLIVGSNLELNLKVRVWNDGEDSYGTAVTFFYPPGLSYRRVTGGQSHLQSRSLRLTCDSAPAGTQGTRSTRCSVNHLIFREGAQVTFTVTFHVSPTATLGDKLLLAANVSSENNSPKTSKTAFQLELPVKYAVYTVISSHEQSTKYLNFSASQEEGSREAQHRYQVNNLGQRELPVSIDISVPMELNQVPVWKDIEVLNPQNPSIQCSSERTAPTESDFLTHFKKKPVLDCSIAVCLRFRCDIPSFGIQEELDFILKGNLSFRWVSQTQQKKVLVVSVAEITFNRLVYSQLPGQETFLRAQTELVLEKYEVYNPIPLIVGSSLGGLLLLALITALLYKVGFFKRQYKEMMEGANQQTVPENETGNPQAAQ from the exons ATGCCCACATCTGACCTTCTTGTCATGACCAGGACCCgggtttttctcttcctgttgaTGG CCCCGGTGTCCTCTCTCTGCTTCAACTTGGACACAGAGCAACCGACAACCTTCCGTGTGGACAGCCCTGGGTTTGGACACAGTGTGGTCCAGTATGCCCAATG GCTGGTGGTTGGAGCCCCCCGGGAGGTAAAGGCTGCCAATCAAACAGGCGGCCTCTACTCCTGTGACTACGGCACGGGGAAGTGTGAGGCCATCCCCCTGCAGG TGCCTCCAGAGGCTGTGAACATGTCCCTGGGCCTGTCCATGGCAGCCACCACCAACCCCTTTCAACTGCTG GCCTGTGGCCCCACCGTGCACCACGCATGCCGGGAGAACATGCACTTGACCGGGACCTGCTTCCTGCTGGCCTCCCCGTTTCGGCAGGTCAAGAGGATCCCGGCTGCCCTGCAGG AGTGCCCAAGGCAGGATCAGGACATCGCCTTTCTGATCGACGGCTCAGGCAGCATCTCTTCCAGAGATTTTAACAAAATGTTGAACTTCGTGAAGGCCGTGATGAGCCAGTTCCAGCGTCCCAGCTCCCAG TTCTCCCTGGTGCAGTTCTCCAGCACGTTCACGGTGCACTTCGCTTTCAAAGACTTCGCTACCAGCTCAGACCCACTAAGCCTCCTGAATTCCGTTCGGCAGCTGCGACAGTGGACGTTCACGGCCTCAGCCATCCTATTTGTCAC AGATAAGCTGTTCAGTGCCGCCTACGGGGCCCGAAAAGATGCCTCCAAAATCCTCATCGTCATCACTGATggggagaaaacagaaaacctGGGTTACGAGGATGTCATTCCCCGGGCTGAGGCCGCCGGCATCATCCGATATGCAATTGGG GTGGGATCAGCATTTCGATACAAAAAGTCCTTGAAAGAATTAATCGACATTGCCTCCACACCCTCTGAAGAGCATGTATTTCAAGTGGAGAACTTTGATGCTTTGCGAGACATTCAGAAACAACTGAAAGAGAAGATTTTTGCCATTGAGG GTACACAGACCATAAGCAGTAGTTCCTTCGAACTGGAGATGTCTCAGGAGGGCTTCAGTGCTGTGTTCATGCCT GATGGACCAGTTTTGGGGGCTGTGGGGAGCTTCAGCTGGTCTGGAGGTGCCTTCCTGTACCCCCCAAATAAGAACCCCACCTTCATCAACATGTCCCAGGAGCACGTGGACATGAGGGACTCGTATCTGG GTTACTCCACAGAGCTGGCCCTTTGGAGAGGGGCACAGAGCCTGATCCTGGGGGCGCCCCGCCATCAGCACACCGGGAAGGTGGTCCTCTTCACCCAGGTGTCCAGGCAATGGAGGCCACAGGCTGAAGTCACAGGGACCCAG ATCGGCTCTTACTTCGGGGCCTCCCTCTGCTCTGTGGATGTGAATGGAGATAGTAGCTCTGACCTGGTCCTCATTGGGGCCCCTCATTTCTACGAGCAGACCCAGGGGGGCCAGGTGTCCGTGTGCCCCTTTCCCCGGGGG AGAGCTAAGTGGCAGTGTGATGCTGTTCTGCGAGGGGAGCCGGGCCACCCCTGGGGCCGCTTTGGGGCAGCCCTGACAGCGCTAGGGGATGTGAATGGGGACAGGCTGGTGGATGTGGCCATTGGGGCCCCGGGAGAGCAGGAGAACCAGGGTGCTGTCTACCTGTTCCATGGAACCTCAGAACTGGGCATCAGCCCCTCCCACAGCCAG CGGGTCACAGGCGCCCAGCTCTCCCCCAGCCTCCAGTATTTCGGGCAGTCGCTGAGCGGGGGTCAGGACCTCACCCAGGATGGACTGGCAGACGTGGCTGTGGGGGCCCAGGGGCACGCACTGCTGCTCAG GACCAGACCTGTGCTCAGGATGTGGGCGAACATTCACATCACACCTGCAGAGATCGCTAGGTCTGTGTATGAGTGTCAGCAGCTGGTGACCTTTCCGCATGATCTGGGCAAGGCCATTGTCTGCCTCCAAGTTTCCCAAAGTTCCAAGAACCAGCTGG TTAACCTCCAAAGCGTTGTGACCTTTGACCTAACCCTTGACCCCGGCCGCCTGAGTTCTCGTGCCATCTTCCAAGAAACGGGGACTCGGAATCTGACCCGTGTTCGAGAGCTGGGGCTGAAGCAGCACTGTGAGGCTGTGAGGTTGCTCCTTCCG GACTGTGTGGAGGACTCGGTGACCCCCATCATCTTGCGTCTCAACTTCTCCCTGGTGGGCAAGCCCATCTCTAGCCTAAGAAACCTCCAGCCTATGTTGGCAGTGGACGCCCAGAGATACTTCACAACCTCT CTCCCCTTTGAGAAGAACTGTGGCGCGGATCACGTCTGCCAGGATGACCTCAGCATCTCCTTTGGGGTCTCAGA CTTGAAGACCCTGATCGTGGGTAGTAACCTGGAGCTGAACCTGAAAGTGAGAGTGTGGAATGATGGCGAGGACTCCTATGGAACCGCAGTCACCTTCTTCTACCCTCCAGGGTTGTCTTACCGACGTGTGACTGGGGGCCAG AGCCATCTGCAGTCGCGTTCCCTGCGCCTGACCTGTGACAGCGCCCCCGCCGGGACCCAGGGCACCCGAAGCACCCGCTGTAGCGTCAACCACCTCATCTTCCGTGAGGGCGCCCAG GTCACCTTCACGGTCACCTTTCACGTCTCCCCCACGGCCACCCTGGGAGACAAGCTGCTTCTTGCCGCCAATGTGAGCAG TGAGAATAACAGCCCCAAGACAAGCAAGACCGCCTTCCAGCTGGAGCTCCCCGTGAAGTATGCCGTCTACACCGTGATCAGCAG CCACGAACAATCCACCAAGTACCTCAACTTCTCGGCCTCACAGGAGGAGGGCAGCAGGGAGGCCCAGCACAGATACCAG GTGAACAACCTGGGGCAGAGGGAGCTGCCTGTCAGCATCGACATCTCAGTGCCCATGGAGCTGAACCAGGTGCCCGTGTGGAAGGACATAGAGGTCCTCAACCCCCAG AACCCCTCCATTCAGTGCTCTTCAGAGAGAACAGCGCCCACAGAGTCTGATTTCCTGACCCACTTTAAGAAGAAGCCTGTCCTG GACTGCTCCATCGCTGTCTGCCTAAGGTTCCGCTGTGACATCCCCTCCTTTGGCATCCAGGAGGAACTTGACTTCATCCTGAAGGGCAACCTCAGCTTCCGCTGGGTCAGCCAG ACACAGCAGAAGAAGGTGCTGGTCGTGAGCGTGGCTGAAATCACCTTCAACAGACTCGTGTATTCTCAGCTTCCAGGACAGGAGACATTTTTGAGAGCTCAG ACGgagctggtgctggagaagtaTGAGGTCTACAACCCCATCCCCCTCATTGTGGGCAGCTCTCTGGGAGGACTGCTGCTCCTGGCCCTCATCACAGCCCTACTGTACAAG GTTGGTTTCTTCAAACGTCAGTACAAGGAAATGATGGAAGGAGCAAACCAACAGACTGTCCCAGAAAACGAGACAGGAAACCCCCAAGCTGCCCAATAA